One part of the Meleagris gallopavo isolate NT-WF06-2002-E0010 breed Aviagen turkey brand Nicholas breeding stock chromosome 20, Turkey_5.1, whole genome shotgun sequence genome encodes these proteins:
- the BAIAP2 gene encoding brain-specific angiogenesis inhibitor 1-associated protein 2 — protein MVLDFLIFWEKEIYPRSDACGYSSAWGSDEYGWVGGDVQAHVYVSCAEEPLWASPELALLLLPPTSISPANRCGCLWGTPGITVTSLLLLLLQYIEAISNKQGELENYVSDGYKTALTEERRRFCFLVEKQCAVAKSAITYHAKGKEMLTQKLPLWQQSCSDPNKIPDRAIQLMQQMAASSNGTIMPSPLSTSKSNLIISDPIPGAKPLPVPPELAPFVGRMQEAMPAVNGVSGPDSDDYNHWSEVKPAQPKSLSPPQPQKQLSDSYSNTLPVRKNVTPKNSYASAENKTLPRSSSMAAGLERNGRTRVQAIFSHAAGDNSTLLSFKEGDLITLLVPEARDGWHYGESEKTKLRGWFPFSYTRVLDNDGSERVHASLQQGKSSSTGNLLDKDDIAIPPPDYGMSSQAFPSQNVNTFKQRPYSVAVPAFSQDYLMPYGCAIKDYSSGLCQPPPAHYKPYARSTAGLDDYGTRSVSRNPFANVQLKPTVTNDRSAPLIS, from the exons ATGGTACTAGACTTTCTgattttctgggagaaagaaaTTTATCCTAGGAGTGATGCTTGTGGCTACAG CTCTGCGTGGGGTTCTGATGAATACGGGTGGGTTGGAGGGGACGTGCAGGCACATGTGTATGTGTCCTGTGCTGAGGAGCCCCTGTGGGCATCCCCcgagctggctctgctgctaCTCCCACCCACAAGCATCTCCCCTGCTAACAGGTGTGGGTGCTTGTGGGGCACACCGGGTATCACggtcacctctctgctcctccttctcctccagtACATCGAGGCCATCAGCAACAAGCAAGGTGAGCTGGAGAATTACGTCTCTGATGGCTATAAGACAGCTCTGACCGAGGAGAGGCGGCGGTTCTGTTTTCTGGTGGAGAAGCAGTGTGCTGTGGCCAAGAGTGCGATCACCTACCATGCCAAG GGGAAGGAGATGCTGACACAGAAGCTCCCGCTGTGGCAGCAGTCATGCTCTGATCCCAACAAGATCCCGGACCGTGCCATCCAGCTGATGCAGCAGATGGCTGCCAGCAGCAATGGCACCATCATGCCTAGCCCTCTGTCTACATCCAAGTCCAACCTCATCATCTCTGACCCCATTCCTGGTGCCAAACCTCTCCCTGTTCCCCCGGAGCTGGCACCTTTCGTCGGA CGCATGCAGGAGGCCATGCCGGCGGTGAATGGAGTCTCGGGCCCAGACAGTGACGATTACAACCACTGGTCTGAGGTGAAGCCAGCACAGCCCAAATCTTTATCTCCTCCCCAGCCTCAGAAGCAGCTGAGCGACTCTTACTCGAACACGCTTCCCGTTCGCAAAAACGTGACCCCGAAAAACAGCTACGCCTCAG CTGAGAACAAGACACTGCCACGCTCCAGCTCCATGGCTGCAGGGCTCGAGAGGAACGGCAGGACGAGGGTGcaggccattttctctcatgCTGCTGGGGATAACAGCACCCTCCTGAGCTTCAAGGAGGGAGACCTCATCACGCTGCTGGTGCCGGAGGCCAGGGATGGGTGGCACTACGGAGAGAGcgagaaaacaaaact GAGGGGCTGGTTTCCTTTCTCCTATACACGTGTCCTTGACAACGATGGCAGTGAGCGGGTCCATGCGAG CCTGCAACaggggaagagcagcagcacggGCAACCTGCTCGACAAAGATGACATTGCCATCCCACCGCCCGACTATGGCATGTCCTCACAAGCCTTCCCATCGCAGAACGTCAACACCTTCAAGCAGAGGCCGTACAGCGTGGCTGTGCCCGCCTTCTCCCAG GACTACCTTATGCCCTATGGTTGTGCAATTAAAGACTATTCCAGTGGCCTCTGCCAACCACCACCCGCCCACTACAAGCCTTACGCTAGGTCGACAGCT